A single genomic interval of Oncorhynchus mykiss isolate Arlee chromosome 13, USDA_OmykA_1.1, whole genome shotgun sequence harbors:
- the LOC110485713 gene encoding epithelial membrane protein 2, with amino-acid sequence MLVLAGIVVLHITAIILLLVATIDNAWWLTDSVATDVWGRWELAGSAWHYTNLKGDYAEEYLQVVQAGAVLACIFSILGLFVFVAQLFTLSKGQRFTFSGALMLISCLCVMIAASIYTDIFHKQDQGWFGHSFILAWISFVLTFILGVIYVVLRKKSE; translated from the exons ATGTTGGTCCTGGCTGGAAtcgttgttcttcacattaccgccATCATCCTGCTTCTGGTTGCAACCATTGATAAC GCCTGGTGGCTCACAGACTCAGTGGCCACAGATGTGTGGGGCCGGTGGGAACTGGCAGGCTCAGCTTGGCACTACACCAACCTCAAAGGAGACTATGCTGAAG AATACCTCCAGGTAGTGCAGGCCGGAGCAGTGCTGGCTTGCATCTTCTCCATCCTGGGCTTGTTTGTGTTCGTGGCTCAACTCTTCACCTTGTCCAAGGGCCAGAGGTTCACCTTCTCTGGAGCCTTGATGCTCATCTCCT gTCTGTGTGTAATGATTGCTGCGTCCATCTACACGGACATCTTCCACAAGCAGGACCAGGGCTGGTTCGGACACTCTTTCATCCTGGCCTGGATATCCTTCGTTCTCACCTTCATACTGGGCGTCATCTACGTGGTCCTGCGCAAGAAGAGCGAGTAG
- the LOC110485711 gene encoding 40-kDa huntingtin-associated protein isoform X2, producing MAAEGDFLMRYRAVSNKLKKRFLRKPNVAEASEQFGQLAKELKQQDCLQYAAFCDLAMARCEQTLFNAPGEALALTDAARLFLLSEKENRALQAPGFDEHLQAALNCYSFAIKVYIEMNQPVMAASLSLELGNALKEMNRPGEAIVHYQRAAELQTQQPIESLLSMGEMATCKILTRDYDGSLSVLTEMQLMCQERGLQLPGTSTPVGAFLDIVAKCEISRVLLLMLLEPPPQKLLPEHAQTLERYAWESFDPHSQVTFLPENVFLLLQSVVMACQEKDTESLKSLQPELWPLLSAEQNHLLHLVVQERITPSGQGI from the exons ATGGCAGCGGAGGGGGACTTTCTGATGAGATATCGTGCTGTATCAAATAAATTGAAAAA ACGTTTTCTTCGGAAACCCAATGTAGCAGAAGCAAGTGAGCAGTTTG GTCAGTTGGCTAAAGAGCTGAAGCAGCAAGACTGCCTTCAGTATGCAGCTTTCTGTGACCTTGCAATGGCAAG GTGTGAGCAGACTCTTTTCAATGCTCCTGGGGAGGCCCTGGCCCTGACCGATGCTGCCCGGCTCTTCCTGCTCTCTGAGAAGGAGAACAGAGCACTACAAGCCCCAGGCTTCGACGAGCACCTGCAGGCCGCACTCAACTGCTACAGCTTCGCcatcaag GTGTACATTGAGATGAACCAGCCTGTCATGGCTGCCAGTCTTTCTCTGGAACTTGGCAATGCCCTCAAG GAGATGAACAGACCAGGTGAGGCCATAGTTCACTACCAGAGAGCAGCAGAACTCCAGACACAGCAGCCCATTGAGTCTCTACTGTCTATGGGAGAGATGGCCACCTGCAAAATACTCACCC GTGACTATGACGGCTCGCTGTCCGTGCTGACAGAGATGCAGCTGATGTGTCAGGAGAGGGGACTGCAACTGCCCGGCACCAGCACCCCCGTTG GTGCATTTCTGGACATTGTGGCCAAGTGTGAGATTTCTAGAGTACTTTTGCTGATGCTGCTTGAG CCTCCTCCCCAGAAGTTGTTGCCAGAGCATGCCCAGACCCTGGAGAGATACGCCTGGGAGTCGTTTGACCCTCATAGTCAGG TGACCTTCCTACCTGAGAATGTCTTCCTGCTCCTGCAGTCAGTTGTG ATGGCCTGCCAGGAAAAAGACACAGAGTCCCTCAAGTCTCTTCAACCTGAACTCTG GCCTCTTCTCTCAGCAGAGCAGAACCACCTCCTTCACCTGGTGGTGCAAGAGCGGATCACCCCCTCTGGACAGGGGATTTAG
- the LOC110485711 gene encoding 40-kDa huntingtin-associated protein isoform X3 produces MAAEGDFLMRYRAVSNKLKKRFLRKPNVAEASEQFGQLAKELKQQDCLQYAAFCDLAMARCEQTLFNAPGEALALTDAARLFLLSEKENRALQAPGFDEHLQAALNCYSFAIKVYIEMNQPVMAASLSLELGNALKEMNRPGEAIVHYQRAAELQTQQPIESLLSMGEMATCKILTRDYDGSLSVLTEMQLMCQERGLQLPGTSTPVGAFLDIVAKCEISRVLLLMLLEQCLLQPPPQKLLPEHAQTLERYAWESFDPHSQVTFLPENVFLLLQSVVMACQEKDTESLKSLQPELW; encoded by the exons ATGGCAGCGGAGGGGGACTTTCTGATGAGATATCGTGCTGTATCAAATAAATTGAAAAA ACGTTTTCTTCGGAAACCCAATGTAGCAGAAGCAAGTGAGCAGTTTG GTCAGTTGGCTAAAGAGCTGAAGCAGCAAGACTGCCTTCAGTATGCAGCTTTCTGTGACCTTGCAATGGCAAG GTGTGAGCAGACTCTTTTCAATGCTCCTGGGGAGGCCCTGGCCCTGACCGATGCTGCCCGGCTCTTCCTGCTCTCTGAGAAGGAGAACAGAGCACTACAAGCCCCAGGCTTCGACGAGCACCTGCAGGCCGCACTCAACTGCTACAGCTTCGCcatcaag GTGTACATTGAGATGAACCAGCCTGTCATGGCTGCCAGTCTTTCTCTGGAACTTGGCAATGCCCTCAAG GAGATGAACAGACCAGGTGAGGCCATAGTTCACTACCAGAGAGCAGCAGAACTCCAGACACAGCAGCCCATTGAGTCTCTACTGTCTATGGGAGAGATGGCCACCTGCAAAATACTCACCC GTGACTATGACGGCTCGCTGTCCGTGCTGACAGAGATGCAGCTGATGTGTCAGGAGAGGGGACTGCAACTGCCCGGCACCAGCACCCCCGTTG GTGCATTTCTGGACATTGTGGCCAAGTGTGAGATTTCTAGAGTACTTTTGCTGATGCTGCTTGAG CAATGCCTTTTGCAGCCTCCTCCCCAGAAGTTGTTGCCAGAGCATGCCCAGACCCTGGAGAGATACGCCTGGGAGTCGTTTGACCCTCATAGTCAGG TGACCTTCCTACCTGAGAATGTCTTCCTGCTCCTGCAGTCAGTTGTG ATGGCCTGCCAGGAAAAAGACACAGAGTCCCTCAAGTCTCTTCAACCTGAACTCTGGtaa
- the LOC110485711 gene encoding 40-kDa huntingtin-associated protein isoform X1 has product MAAEGDFLMRYRAVSNKLKKRFLRKPNVAEASEQFGQLAKELKQQDCLQYAAFCDLAMARCEQTLFNAPGEALALTDAARLFLLSEKENRALQAPGFDEHLQAALNCYSFAIKVYIEMNQPVMAASLSLELGNALKEMNRPGEAIVHYQRAAELQTQQPIESLLSMGEMATCKILTRDYDGSLSVLTEMQLMCQERGLQLPGTSTPVGAFLDIVAKCEISRVLLLMLLEQCLLQPPPQKLLPEHAQTLERYAWESFDPHSQVTFLPENVFLLLQSVVMACQEKDTESLKSLQPELWPLLSAEQNHLLHLVVQERITPSGQGI; this is encoded by the exons ATGGCAGCGGAGGGGGACTTTCTGATGAGATATCGTGCTGTATCAAATAAATTGAAAAA ACGTTTTCTTCGGAAACCCAATGTAGCAGAAGCAAGTGAGCAGTTTG GTCAGTTGGCTAAAGAGCTGAAGCAGCAAGACTGCCTTCAGTATGCAGCTTTCTGTGACCTTGCAATGGCAAG GTGTGAGCAGACTCTTTTCAATGCTCCTGGGGAGGCCCTGGCCCTGACCGATGCTGCCCGGCTCTTCCTGCTCTCTGAGAAGGAGAACAGAGCACTACAAGCCCCAGGCTTCGACGAGCACCTGCAGGCCGCACTCAACTGCTACAGCTTCGCcatcaag GTGTACATTGAGATGAACCAGCCTGTCATGGCTGCCAGTCTTTCTCTGGAACTTGGCAATGCCCTCAAG GAGATGAACAGACCAGGTGAGGCCATAGTTCACTACCAGAGAGCAGCAGAACTCCAGACACAGCAGCCCATTGAGTCTCTACTGTCTATGGGAGAGATGGCCACCTGCAAAATACTCACCC GTGACTATGACGGCTCGCTGTCCGTGCTGACAGAGATGCAGCTGATGTGTCAGGAGAGGGGACTGCAACTGCCCGGCACCAGCACCCCCGTTG GTGCATTTCTGGACATTGTGGCCAAGTGTGAGATTTCTAGAGTACTTTTGCTGATGCTGCTTGAG CAATGCCTTTTGCAGCCTCCTCCCCAGAAGTTGTTGCCAGAGCATGCCCAGACCCTGGAGAGATACGCCTGGGAGTCGTTTGACCCTCATAGTCAGG TGACCTTCCTACCTGAGAATGTCTTCCTGCTCCTGCAGTCAGTTGTG ATGGCCTGCCAGGAAAAAGACACAGAGTCCCTCAAGTCTCTTCAACCTGAACTCTG GCCTCTTCTCTCAGCAGAGCAGAACCACCTCCTTCACCTGGTGGTGCAAGAGCGGATCACCCCCTCTGGACAGGGGATTTAG